From a single Paraburkholderia largidicola genomic region:
- a CDS encoding ParB-like protein, translating into MKTVAIKNLRPTQLTHGVREIRQKEQLYKSLSGSDLEMAIAEKPVPIVLGPHQAPFAIDHHHVASALWRSGIKTMPAVLVADLSWLSYQEFWLSMDDHRWTYPYDAKGQRKSFASMPEHMWEPEDDPYRSLAASVRDAGGYEKTTVPLEEFRWADLFRTYLPYPETEEQFVAVERQAVKLAKSKVAAGLPGFVGKAPAH; encoded by the coding sequence ATGAAAACGGTAGCCATCAAGAACCTTCGCCCGACTCAACTGACGCACGGTGTACGAGAGATACGCCAAAAAGAACAGTTGTACAAGTCACTGTCTGGCAGCGACCTGGAAATGGCAATCGCCGAAAAGCCGGTACCCATTGTCCTCGGGCCACATCAGGCGCCTTTCGCCATTGACCACCATCACGTGGCAAGCGCGCTGTGGCGCTCCGGAATAAAAACGATGCCCGCGGTCCTAGTCGCTGATTTATCGTGGCTCTCATATCAGGAATTTTGGCTGTCGATGGACGACCACCGCTGGACCTATCCGTACGACGCCAAGGGGCAGCGCAAGAGCTTTGCCTCTATGCCCGAACATATGTGGGAGCCGGAAGACGATCCGTATCGCAGCCTGGCGGCGTCAGTGCGGGATGCGGGCGGCTATGAGAAAACCACGGTTCCACTCGAAGAGTTCAGATGGGCTGACCTCTTCCGTACTTATCTGCCCTATCCAGAGACCGAGGAGCAATTCGTCGCCGTAGAGCGACAGGCGGTCAAGCTCGCGAAGAGCAAGGTGGCAGCAGGGTTGCCGGGGTTCGTCGGCAAAGCGCCGGCTCACTGA
- a CDS encoding alkaline phosphatase family protein gives MATTIEHVFVLMLENRSYDSIFGLSGFAGHLPAGGATTAIGLPAQPIVNFGRSGTRYQLRRGSPYALGFDPGHEFTDSCVQLCGLPFASADVVRSDSLVLGPTGYPPLATDPSTTGFAATYEDHADVVADAFSAFTPDQLPMLNFLASQFGLCDNWFASVPGPTWPNRFFAVAGTSSGLDHSPSDAEVLEAIFLTAPVFRFPNGTIISKLSPADWLIVQGDVAQTRAIAGMQNHRDRFVGMGTLLSQLADGSLSARFVFIEPTYDAKNDFRNGDSMHPAGDVRRGEGLVKTFYDAISGSRLWPSSLFVVVFDEHGGFFDHIRPPLAVPPGSRENPKLKTHNFPFDRLGVPVPALVISPYVAPGTVDYTQYDHMSILKTVNTLLALDGSLNLTARVRSSADFSKILALPVARADVPKCPLPVAIADKRPSSAGSLCAKDPFLPLYAHPSMRGFTRPKSLYDCLCARSV, from the coding sequence ATGGCAACGACGATTGAGCACGTTTTTGTCCTCATGCTTGAGAATCGTTCGTACGACAGTATCTTCGGCCTGTCGGGGTTTGCTGGCCATCTACCGGCTGGTGGCGCGACGACGGCCATCGGTTTGCCGGCGCAACCGATCGTGAACTTTGGCCGCAGCGGTACGCGCTATCAGTTGCGCCGGGGTTCACCGTATGCGCTCGGCTTTGACCCGGGCCATGAATTTACCGACAGCTGCGTCCAGTTGTGCGGGCTGCCTTTCGCAAGTGCGGACGTGGTCAGAAGCGATTCCCTTGTGCTCGGGCCGACAGGCTATCCGCCCCTGGCGACAGACCCGTCAACGACCGGGTTTGCCGCGACGTACGAGGACCACGCTGACGTCGTTGCGGATGCGTTCAGCGCGTTCACCCCTGACCAGCTTCCCATGCTGAACTTCCTCGCGAGCCAGTTCGGCCTTTGCGACAACTGGTTTGCGTCGGTACCCGGTCCGACATGGCCGAACCGCTTTTTCGCGGTCGCCGGAACGTCCTCTGGACTTGATCACTCGCCCAGCGACGCCGAGGTGCTGGAGGCCATCTTTCTGACTGCCCCAGTATTCAGGTTCCCGAACGGCACGATAATCTCGAAACTCAGCCCGGCAGATTGGCTCATTGTGCAGGGCGACGTCGCCCAGACGCGTGCCATCGCTGGCATGCAGAACCACCGGGACCGATTCGTCGGGATGGGGACGCTGTTGTCGCAGCTCGCTGATGGCTCTCTGAGTGCGAGGTTTGTGTTCATAGAGCCCACGTACGACGCGAAAAATGATTTCCGCAACGGTGACTCGATGCATCCTGCGGGCGACGTACGCAGGGGCGAGGGACTCGTTAAGACCTTTTACGACGCTATCAGTGGCTCAAGGCTATGGCCCAGCAGCCTGTTCGTCGTCGTGTTTGACGAGCACGGCGGCTTTTTCGACCACATCCGTCCTCCGCTAGCGGTGCCGCCCGGCTCAAGGGAGAACCCGAAACTCAAGACGCACAACTTCCCGTTTGACCGCCTCGGCGTCCCGGTACCGGCACTCGTTATCTCGCCGTATGTTGCGCCCGGAACCGTCGACTATACGCAATATGACCATATGTCGATATTGAAAACTGTCAACACGTTGCTTGCGCTAGATGGCTCCCTGAATCTCACTGCCCGTGTGCGCTCATCCGCTGACTTTTCCAAGATACTGGCATTGCCGGTCGCTCGCGCTGACGTTCCCAAGTGCCCCTTGCCTGTTGCAATTGCAGACAAGCGCCCGTCGAGCGCCGGCAGTCTCTGTGCCAAAGACCCGTTCCTGCCGCTCTATGCTCATCCTAGCATGCGGGGTTTCACTCGTCCGAAAAGCCTCTATGATTGCCTTTGCGCGCGATCCGTCTAA
- the tnpA gene encoding IS66-like element accessory protein TnpA: MDSLVSTKFMVGTKVDKTWDERSAGSAYKRPNFPTEFKRQLVEQSFEPGASVALIARSNDINANLLFKWRRLYLAGEYGLPTLPEGAAPKPTQQAPSLLSVDVVAEAASHTPPTAVTTVRSPEDLCEIEFDRARLRVRGNVSPDMLRLLIRELTR, from the coding sequence TTGGATAGTTTGGTATCCACCAAATTTATGGTGGGAACCAAAGTGGACAAGACGTGGGATGAGCGCTCCGCAGGCAGCGCATATAAACGGCCGAACTTTCCGACCGAATTCAAGCGGCAACTCGTCGAACAATCGTTCGAGCCGGGTGCGTCGGTAGCGTTGATCGCGCGCAGCAACGATATCAACGCGAACCTGCTGTTCAAATGGCGGCGGCTCTATCTGGCAGGAGAGTATGGTTTGCCAACGCTCCCGGAGGGCGCGGCGCCGAAACCGACACAGCAGGCACCTTCGCTGTTGTCTGTGGATGTCGTCGCTGAAGCAGCCAGCCATACGCCACCGACGGCAGTCACGACAGTACGGTCTCCAGAGGATCTTTGTGAGATCGAGTTCGACCGTGCGCGCCTGAGAGTTCGCGGCAACGTGTCACCGGATATGCTGCGCCTGCTGATTCGGGAGCTTACCCGATGA
- the tnpB gene encoding IS66 family insertion sequence element accessory protein TnpB (TnpB, as the term is used for proteins encoded by IS66 family insertion elements, is considered an accessory protein, since TnpC, encoded by a neighboring gene, is a DDE family transposase.) has protein sequence MIGLPAGTRIWIAAGVTDMRAGFQGLAAKVQTALEENPLGGNVFIFRGRRGDLIKILWATEDGLWLLAKRLERGRFIWPQADGGKVHLTHAQLSMLLEGIDWRQPRRTAALSVL, from the coding sequence ATGATCGGCCTGCCGGCTGGCACTCGCATCTGGATCGCTGCCGGCGTCACCGACATGCGCGCCGGTTTTCAGGGGCTGGCGGCGAAGGTGCAGACCGCGCTCGAGGAGAATCCGCTGGGCGGCAACGTCTTCATTTTTCGCGGGCGGCGCGGCGACCTGATCAAGATCTTGTGGGCCACAGAGGACGGGCTTTGGCTCCTTGCGAAGCGGCTCGAACGAGGGCGTTTTATCTGGCCGCAGGCTGACGGTGGCAAGGTCCATCTGACCCATGCACAACTGTCGATGTTGCTCGAAGGCATCGACTGGCGTCAGCCGCGTCGAACGGCGGCGCTATCGGTGTTGTAA
- the tnpC gene encoding IS66 family transposase, which yields MTDDVPLPDDVDALKALLIEARAQLAERDIEIEQLKAQIDKLRRMQFGRKSEQLDRQIERLETKLEDLTGGRGAADVRRARASGTSAPVGTTAPKEALPPHLLREEHVLDTGSNCPNCGNAMQPLGEDVSEQLARVAAAFKVIRTIRRKAVCPCCHHFSQPPMPVLPIERSIAHPSLLADILVSKFADHQPLYRLSEIAARDGVTLDRASMGRWVGQCEELCRPLTEALRRYVMASFKLHADDTPIPVLAPGNRKTRTGRLWVYVRDDSRSGSTEPAAVWFAYSPDRKGIHPQSHLAGFEGILQADAYGGFNELYEGGRIREAACWDHARRYLYDVHVRTPTEATRHVLELIGELYGIEAHIRGAPPGERRQVRQHKSIPVLAAINAWMTHKRATLSAKSELTKAINYSLNQWDALVLYCDDGRVEISNALAENALRCVSLGRKNFLFAGSDSGGERAAAMYGLIGSCKLNGINPLSYLEYLLTHIADHKINRIGELLPWNVADRLPVLSPPPISL from the coding sequence ATGACCGATGATGTCCCACTGCCGGATGACGTCGATGCGCTCAAAGCCTTGCTGATCGAGGCCCGCGCCCAGCTTGCCGAACGTGATATCGAGATCGAGCAGCTTAAGGCTCAGATCGACAAGCTCAGGCGGATGCAGTTCGGCCGCAAATCCGAGCAATTGGACCGCCAGATCGAGCGGCTCGAAACCAAACTGGAGGATCTGACGGGTGGGCGTGGTGCCGCCGATGTTCGCCGTGCCCGCGCGTCGGGTACGAGCGCGCCAGTCGGTACGACGGCCCCGAAGGAGGCGTTGCCGCCGCATCTGCTGCGCGAAGAGCACGTGCTTGACACTGGTTCGAACTGCCCGAACTGCGGCAACGCCATGCAACCACTTGGCGAAGACGTGTCTGAGCAACTCGCCCGTGTCGCCGCCGCGTTCAAGGTGATTCGCACAATCCGGCGCAAGGCAGTCTGCCCCTGCTGTCATCACTTCTCCCAGCCGCCAATGCCGGTGCTACCGATCGAGCGCAGCATTGCGCATCCGAGCCTACTGGCAGATATCCTCGTTTCGAAGTTTGCAGATCATCAACCGCTGTACCGGCTATCGGAGATTGCTGCGCGTGACGGCGTCACGCTCGATCGCGCCAGCATGGGGCGCTGGGTCGGTCAGTGCGAGGAGCTCTGTCGTCCGCTGACCGAGGCGCTGCGTCGCTACGTGATGGCGAGTTTCAAGCTGCATGCGGACGACACGCCAATTCCTGTGCTGGCGCCCGGCAACAGGAAGACCCGCACGGGCCGACTGTGGGTCTATGTTCGCGATGACAGTCGCTCGGGATCAACGGAGCCGGCGGCGGTCTGGTTTGCATACTCGCCCGACCGCAAAGGCATTCACCCGCAGAGCCATCTCGCCGGATTTGAGGGCATCCTGCAGGCCGACGCATACGGGGGCTTCAACGAGCTGTATGAAGGCGGCAGGATCCGTGAAGCGGCATGTTGGGATCACGCCAGGCGATATCTGTACGATGTTCATGTGCGTACACCCACCGAAGCGACAAGGCATGTGCTCGAGCTGATTGGCGAACTTTACGGAATCGAGGCCCATATTCGCGGCGCACCGCCAGGCGAGAGGCGGCAGGTACGACAGCACAAGAGCATACCGGTGTTAGCGGCCATCAATGCATGGATGACACACAAGCGCGCGACACTGTCAGCAAAGTCGGAACTGACCAAAGCGATCAACTATTCACTCAATCAATGGGACGCGCTCGTTCTGTACTGTGACGACGGTCGCGTCGAAATAAGCAACGCGCTGGCCGAAAACGCCTTGCGCTGCGTAAGCCTGGGGAGGAAGAACTTCCTCTTCGCAGGCTCCGACAGTGGAGGGGAAAGGGCTGCGGCAATGTACGGCCTGATCGGGTCATGCAAGCTCAATGGGATCAACCCCCTCAGCTACCTTGAATATCTCCTGACCCACATCGCCGATCACAAGATCAATCGCATCGGTGAACTCCTGCCATGGAATGTGGCAGACAGACTGCCCGTCCTGTCACCTCCACCGATCTCCCTCTGA
- a CDS encoding SOS response-associated peptidase family protein — protein MGCIQPISAARIDYKPEIYKDYFAPIFRRGGDAFETVPASFGIVPRRHIPPGVKVFDTMNARSESVEQKRSFSSAWKNLQLCLIPCRTFFEPNYETGKAVRWKIGMADGEPLAIRRVMAPMEGGGRFAVDRLHDANRQLRRAPAYESLPQTRRRKAVGRDRAGDAVRRLVVEQVDRRCSILPATLSGGRDARVAISSASTEAEDAHQR, from the coding sequence TTGGGATGTATTCAGCCTATTTCCGCGGCCCGAATTGACTACAAGCCCGAGATCTACAAGGACTATTTCGCACCGATCTTCAGGCGCGGCGGCGACGCCTTCGAGACGGTCCCTGCCTCCTTCGGTATCGTGCCCCGTCGACATATTCCGCCTGGCGTAAAGGTCTTCGACACGATGAACGCGCGTTCTGAGTCGGTCGAGCAGAAGCGCAGCTTCAGTAGCGCCTGGAAGAATCTGCAGCTCTGCCTGATTCCGTGCCGCACCTTTTTCGAACCGAACTACGAGACCGGCAAAGCGGTACGCTGGAAGATTGGGATGGCGGATGGCGAGCCGCTCGCCATCCGCCGGGTTATGGCGCCAATGGAAGGAGGCGGACGGTTCGCCGTCGATCGCCTTCACGATGCTAACCGTCAACTCCGACGAGCACCCGCTTATGAATCGCTTCCGCAAACCAGGCGACGAAAAGCGGTCGGTCGTGATCGTGCCGGCGACGCAGTACGGCGATTGGTTGTCGAGCAGGTCGACAGACGATGCTCGATCCTTCCTGCAACTTTATCCGGCGGACGCGATGCACGCGTAGCCATTTCTTCTGCCTCTACGGAAGCCGAAGACGCCCATCAACGATGA
- a CDS encoding DUF4224 domain-containing protein — protein sequence MTGYRRPGKQIETLKSLGVPARKRPDNRVLVLRVHCMYPVASPDRAAAHKPKLKPVPRKK from the coding sequence ATGACAGGTTATAGGCGTCCAGGAAAGCAGATCGAGACGCTCAAGTCGCTGGGCGTCCCGGCGCGCAAACGACCCGATAACCGCGTGCTCGTGCTACGCGTCCACTGCATGTATCCCGTGGCATCGCCCGATCGCGCGGCTGCACATAAACCGAAACTGAAGCCGGTACCGCGCAAGAAATGA
- a CDS encoding phage integrase central domain-containing protein has protein sequence MIRLCSIADGETVMYSKLGELMGERKLVDGTMPSLCADWKDRKLDRYSDKVQKEYRRMADVIATAFDEYSVADVTTKDCADFLRDNFSSKHNTAQKYANVLRKIFKFAISERGFRQDNPCDQLDLSEYATKRREVLPAHDSIKAIREAALIGKDGLPTESGPMFQCIVDMSYLVWQRAIDVRTLLKTQIGATAIRFKPSKTAGTSGKVLDVEITPQIRRSRRSIESSANTCSRRRKAVRIRRRGFIRCGAARKSARA, from the coding sequence TTGATTCGCCTGTGCTCGATCGCCGACGGCGAGACCGTCATGTATTCAAAGCTTGGCGAATTGATGGGCGAACGGAAGCTTGTTGATGGCACAATGCCTAGCTTGTGCGCTGACTGGAAGGACCGGAAGCTCGATCGCTACAGCGACAAGGTGCAGAAGGAATATCGCCGCATGGCCGACGTTATCGCGACCGCGTTCGATGAGTACTCCGTCGCCGATGTCACGACGAAGGACTGCGCCGACTTCCTTCGCGACAACTTCAGCTCGAAGCACAACACCGCACAGAAATATGCGAACGTGCTTCGGAAGATCTTCAAATTCGCGATCAGCGAGCGTGGCTTCCGCCAGGACAACCCGTGCGACCAACTTGACCTCTCGGAGTACGCGACGAAGCGCCGCGAGGTGCTGCCCGCGCATGACTCAATCAAGGCGATTCGCGAGGCCGCGCTAATCGGCAAAGACGGCTTACCGACCGAATCGGGCCCGATGTTTCAATGCATCGTCGACATGTCGTATCTGGTCTGGCAACGCGCGATCGACGTGCGTACTCTGCTTAAGACGCAGATCGGCGCGACCGCGATCCGCTTTAAGCCATCGAAGACGGCCGGCACGAGCGGCAAGGTGCTCGACGTCGAGATCACGCCGCAGATCCGGCGATCAAGAAGAAGTATCGAATCATCAGCCAATACCTGTTCCCGACGCAGAAAGGCGGTGCGTATTCGAAGACGGGGCTTCATTCGATGTGGCGCCGCGCGAAAGAGCGCGCGAGCGTGA
- a CDS encoding ferritin-like domain-containing protein, with the protein MATKTLKDLFIHSLSDIYSAEKQMTRSLPKMARASANPDLKAAFERHLEETQGKIQRIDQIVEATGVKPKRIKCVAMEGLIEEGQEQIDEIEKGSVLDTALIAAAQKVEHYEIAAYGSLMALGKQLGVVVIVPLRFGSVRYRGASTPTIIRA; encoded by the coding sequence ATGGCGACGAAAACCCTGAAGGACCTGTTCATCCATTCGCTATCCGACATTTATAGCGCCGAGAAGCAGATGACAAGGTCGCTGCCGAAAATGGCGCGAGCTTCCGCGAACCCGGACCTGAAGGCGGCGTTCGAGCGCCATCTGGAAGAGACGCAAGGGAAGATTCAACGCATTGACCAGATAGTTGAAGCAACGGGGGTGAAGCCCAAGCGCATCAAATGCGTGGCGATGGAAGGTCTCATCGAGGAAGGGCAGGAGCAAATTGATGAAATAGAGAAGGGGTCGGTACTCGACACGGCTCTTATTGCAGCGGCACAGAAGGTCGAGCACTACGAAATAGCCGCGTACGGTTCGCTGATGGCGCTGGGCAAACAGCTCGGCGTCGTCGTCATTGTTCCTCTGCGTTTCGGTTCGGTTCGCTATCGCGGCGCGAGCACGCCCACGATAATACGAGCATGA
- a CDS encoding sensor histidine kinase: MNLEVNISPDDTGIRTAHREALITAELATRASRRPNHGAEAKVLRRLAHALATSDAAMLDMLTLEAARLCRAGSAGISVLESPPDKPASFRWASLAGHCAPLLNTYRPFDDSVCGVTLAMGKPELFKTPQRYFPSIEAVSPPVVEALLVPIPVGDGPWGAIWVMSHNENARFDAEDLRLLTSLADFTGAALQVSHMQALAQKRATEAEEAQEALRRTEERTFEFIATLSHELRSPIAPVVSSLEILGRPGSSGSATARALEIAQRQIGRLQRLIDDLLDASRIRHGKVEVKVGTCQLADIVWDAVHAVQPAMEARKHRLTVQCPSEPLALHADAPRLTQVLVNLLSNSARYSPDSSHIELAAVVEPAFDDNGTTARGTVKFTVTDEGYGIPADKLPHVFGMFTQLGSRVSTADSGLGIGLALVKYLVECHGGRVSIASGDGRTGTTVTVLLPVLERLQVVPHRQQSMNDPLSSA, from the coding sequence ATGAACTTGGAGGTAAATATTTCTCCTGACGACACGGGCATTCGTACGGCGCACCGGGAGGCGCTGATTACCGCCGAACTCGCGACGCGGGCAAGCCGGCGCCCCAACCATGGAGCGGAGGCCAAAGTCCTGAGACGGCTCGCCCATGCACTTGCTACCTCGGATGCAGCCATGCTTGACATGCTGACATTGGAGGCTGCCCGGCTATGCAGGGCGGGCAGCGCAGGCATCAGCGTGCTCGAGTCGCCGCCGGACAAGCCGGCGAGTTTCCGGTGGGCGTCCCTCGCAGGCCACTGTGCACCACTTCTGAACACCTACCGTCCCTTTGATGACAGCGTATGCGGCGTGACGTTGGCAATGGGCAAACCGGAGCTGTTCAAGACACCGCAACGCTACTTCCCGTCAATAGAAGCCGTCTCGCCGCCAGTCGTCGAGGCCCTGCTCGTGCCTATTCCGGTTGGCGACGGGCCCTGGGGCGCCATCTGGGTAATGTCTCACAACGAAAACGCGCGCTTCGACGCAGAAGACCTGCGTTTGCTGACGAGCCTCGCCGACTTCACCGGTGCCGCGTTGCAGGTTTCGCATATGCAGGCGCTGGCGCAGAAACGGGCGACCGAAGCAGAGGAAGCCCAGGAAGCGCTCCGCCGGACCGAAGAGCGCACCTTCGAGTTCATCGCCACGCTCAGTCACGAGCTCAGAAGCCCAATTGCGCCCGTGGTTTCGTCGCTTGAAATTCTTGGTCGCCCAGGGAGCAGTGGTTCAGCGACAGCGCGCGCGCTCGAGATAGCGCAACGGCAGATAGGCCGGCTTCAACGACTGATTGACGACCTTCTGGACGCGTCGCGAATCCGGCACGGCAAGGTGGAAGTCAAGGTGGGAACATGCCAACTGGCTGATATCGTGTGGGATGCCGTCCACGCCGTGCAGCCAGCGATGGAGGCGCGCAAGCATCGACTGACTGTCCAGTGTCCGTCCGAACCGCTCGCATTGCACGCCGACGCGCCCCGCCTTACGCAGGTTCTGGTGAACCTGCTCAGTAATTCCGCCCGGTATTCTCCCGACAGCAGTCACATTGAACTCGCCGCTGTTGTCGAACCTGCTTTCGATGACAACGGGACGACCGCGCGAGGTACTGTAAAATTTACCGTGACGGATGAGGGATACGGTATCCCTGCGGACAAACTTCCTCACGTATTCGGGATGTTCACGCAACTCGGTTCGCGGGTATCGACAGCGGACTCAGGTCTCGGAATCGGACTTGCTCTGGTCAAGTATCTGGTTGAGTGTCACGGCGGTCGCGTCTCCATTGCGAGCGGCGATGGCCGTACAGGGACCACGGTGACGGTGTTGCTCCCGGTTCTCGAGCGGCTTCAGGTTGTCCCTCACCGGCAGCAAAGCATGAATGACCCATTGTCTTCGGCATGA
- a CDS encoding Hsp20/alpha crystallin family protein, producing MSDNTQIAQRDQDAVTRAESSDVRRRASLTPAVDIFEDAHAVTLLADLPGVSKEKLDINVHDGSLTIEAESMVPVPPNLALSHAEVRAPYFLRRFAVSEDFDTSRIEASLKDGVLKLTIPRRDEAKPRRIEVRTG from the coding sequence ATGAGCGACAACACGCAAATCGCCCAACGCGACCAAGACGCGGTGACGCGCGCGGAATCGAGCGACGTACGTCGTCGCGCCTCGCTGACGCCGGCGGTCGATATCTTCGAAGACGCTCACGCGGTCACGCTTCTGGCCGACCTGCCGGGCGTATCGAAAGAGAAGCTGGACATCAATGTCCACGACGGCAGTCTGACCATCGAGGCGGAATCCATGGTGCCCGTGCCGCCGAACCTCGCGCTCTCGCATGCCGAAGTGCGGGCGCCCTACTTCTTGCGCCGCTTCGCCGTCAGTGAAGACTTCGATACCTCACGGATTGAGGCGTCCCTGAAGGATGGCGTCCTGAAGCTGACGATACCGCGTCGCGACGAGGCGAAGCCAAGACGCATCGAGGTGCGTACAGGCTGA
- a CDS encoding Hsp20/alpha crystallin family protein → MSDLHFGTDLFSELDRLQRQMSSLFGGFPSSLRSSQFGTFPHINVGTTDDTVEIVAFAPGVELGKLDISIDKGLLSIAGERTTRDAQLPEGTRQYAQERFNGSFRRVIELPQQADPDKVQAHYVDGCLLISVGKREASKPRAITVQ, encoded by the coding sequence ATGAGTGATCTTCACTTTGGGACCGACCTCTTCAGTGAACTGGACCGGCTGCAACGCCAGATGTCCAGCCTGTTCGGCGGCTTCCCGTCCAGCCTTCGTTCAAGCCAGTTCGGCACATTTCCTCATATCAACGTCGGCACGACCGACGACACGGTAGAAATCGTCGCGTTTGCGCCCGGCGTCGAGCTCGGGAAACTCGATATCTCCATCGATAAAGGTTTGCTCTCGATTGCCGGCGAGCGGACGACCCGCGACGCACAGTTGCCTGAGGGCACGCGGCAGTACGCGCAGGAGCGCTTCAACGGCTCGTTTCGACGGGTCATCGAACTGCCCCAGCAGGCCGACCCTGACAAGGTGCAGGCGCACTACGTCGACGGCTGCCTGCTGATTTCTGTGGGCAAGCGCGAAGCGTCCAAACCCCGCGCAATTACCGTTCAGTGA
- a CDS encoding DUF2442 domain-containing protein, which yields MSGAAVDVHFDGAHMFPDLSDGQTVPYPLAWFPVLQAATDAEREHFAVDGPPAIVLAGNR from the coding sequence ATGAGTGGCGCTGCGGTGGACGTGCACTTCGACGGCGCACACATGTTTCCCGACCTGTCCGACGGCCAGACCGTTCCATATCCACTGGCCTGGTTTCCGGTCCTTCAGGCTGCGACAGATGCGGAGCGCGAACACTTTGCCGTCGATGGACCGCCAGCAATTGTACTGGCCGGGAATCGATGA
- a CDS encoding EamA family transporter → MTAILGLCAALGWGLTDFLAGPTARRAGIGSTMLFTSLAGLAALVIWISARSEATIGRVLHATADLSFCWTLVAGLLSALASLLLTCGLADGKSAIVAPIAMSYGAVATTLSLIAGEVFRPAALAGLVMCVIGAPLTALDRHHEGPHGGPVRTGVLFATGAAFCYGTGFWMQGRFSVPQLGTAGALLINYMCGVLVALVVFVRGQNRGRALLGSPRVFAQAAASITALACLAAGTGGSSTAVVTVLSSLSGGVTALLARVFRKEQLSSVQVLGVVGSTVGATVLSM, encoded by the coding sequence ATGACGGCGATTCTCGGACTATGCGCGGCGCTAGGCTGGGGCCTTACGGACTTCCTCGCAGGGCCGACCGCACGCCGTGCCGGCATCGGCTCGACCATGCTGTTCACCAGTCTGGCAGGTCTCGCGGCACTGGTGATCTGGATCAGTGCGAGGTCTGAGGCGACCATCGGTCGCGTTCTTCACGCAACGGCAGACCTGTCGTTCTGCTGGACGCTCGTCGCCGGCCTGCTGTCGGCGCTCGCCTCACTGCTGCTCACCTGCGGCCTTGCCGACGGGAAGAGTGCGATCGTGGCGCCGATCGCGATGTCCTATGGCGCCGTCGCCACCACATTGTCGTTGATCGCAGGCGAAGTGTTTCGTCCGGCCGCGCTTGCGGGGCTTGTGATGTGTGTCATCGGCGCACCGCTCACCGCACTGGATCGACATCATGAAGGCCCGCATGGAGGTCCGGTGAGAACCGGCGTTCTGTTTGCAACGGGCGCAGCGTTCTGCTACGGCACGGGATTCTGGATGCAGGGGCGCTTTTCGGTTCCGCAACTCGGGACCGCCGGCGCACTGCTGATCAACTACATGTGCGGCGTGCTTGTAGCGCTCGTCGTGTTCGTGCGCGGGCAAAACAGAGGGCGGGCACTGCTCGGGTCGCCACGCGTCTTCGCGCAGGCGGCCGCAAGTATCACGGCGCTCGCCTGTCTGGCTGCAGGCACGGGCGGCAGCAGTACAGCGGTGGTCACTGTCCTGAGTTCATTATCGGGTGGCGTGACGGCTTTGCTGGCTCGGGTCTTCCGGAAAGAGCAACTCTCCTCGGTGCAGGTACTTGGGGTGGTCGGATCGACGGTCGGCGCCACAGTCCTTTCGATGTAG
- a CDS encoding response regulator: MMANILWVDDDLENLWALQLALEADGHRVVAVEDAGRALDLLRREPVHFMITDYEMPIVDGAQLCRMVRAWGAHASLPIVMLSAAPEPVSAPRAWTYFLRKPAGFGTLSALIDAHVAPRLTGVKRVSVEALRCAQRAASRWPAIIADCWP, from the coding sequence ATGATGGCAAATATCCTGTGGGTCGACGACGATCTGGAAAATCTGTGGGCACTCCAACTCGCGCTGGAAGCCGACGGGCACCGGGTAGTGGCGGTTGAAGATGCTGGACGTGCTTTGGACCTTTTGCGACGCGAGCCTGTCCATTTCATGATCACGGATTACGAGATGCCAATCGTGGACGGTGCGCAGCTATGCCGCATGGTGCGCGCGTGGGGCGCGCATGCGTCGCTGCCCATCGTGATGCTGTCGGCGGCGCCTGAGCCCGTGTCCGCGCCGCGAGCATGGACATACTTTCTGCGCAAGCCAGCCGGTTTCGGGACTCTGTCGGCCCTGATCGATGCGCATGTCGCGCCGCGGCTCACGGGTGTAAAGCGTGTATCGGTCGAAGCGCTCCGTTGTGCGCAGCGGGCCGCCTCGCGCTGGCCTGCCATCATCGCCGACTGCTGGCCCTAG